Proteins encoded within one genomic window of Streptomyces sp. NBC_01314:
- a CDS encoding BTAD domain-containing putative transcriptional regulator: MNLGETLNRLVAFGLLGTVEARVQGRLLDLGHARQRCVLAVLLVEAGRSVPVGELVDRVWADPPRQAKDTLYGYVSRLRRALADVEGADIVRRSGGYVLGVERAAVDLHRFHDLVAGARTAGQDDRAAALFDQALGLWRGDALAGLDTPWINTLRTTLDQERRGAELDRTDIQLRRGQHTDLLADLARRAEAHPLDERLAGQFLLALYRCGRPADALHGYEWLRQRLAGELGCDPSPPLRRLHQRMITTDPALDLLAADPVPVSAAVAVRRRGTVGRLVGRTTELALAERAIEDAVAGTPGVLELVGEPGIGKTRLLGEIGEQGRRRGLTVLTGRCGEWDQVPYGVFVDALDDHLGVLGESSGLPLGLLGAVFPALSGWCPDGPKSVTAERHWFHRSVRESLETLGGAGGLLLGLDDLHGADAATVELIDHLVRHPPRTPLLLVLAHRPRQAPPRLIATLSRSKAEGRSARIEIQPLSRAECAELCGAATENEQFDRLYEESRGNPFYLEALARSTGTLPPPAPADPGSAPDGLPQSVRAALQQELEGLSDTARATVGAAAVLGNTFDVGTAAAVARISDTRALEALDELTDRDLVRQSDVTRRFQFRHPLVRAAVYQGLGAGWRIEAHGRAADSLAARGASLITRAPHVQCSAREGDTEAADLLLRAARQVLTLAPVTSASWTGEALRLLGGHHPARPELLLQQADALGMAGRLQDSRDLLREAAALLPADAHGPRVRTTASLARAEWQLGRYQQARDLLLRELANRNGRLASETVVLHLGIAAVALRTSDFSASVDWAERALRAAEHHRDAPHIAEAHGQLALAHVISGNHTRSTEHLDLAHDALDDADDQQLADHLNTLVTVCWTQMFQGHYESALHAIGRGLRVCRHTGQSVFRADLLETAAYVQLWLGRLDDAAAYADEALEAATLVGSDESCSLATVVNAAVLMWRGDGAGALKTCQESLSRAVTDPGSRRPAVTALLGQAMLLTGDPAGCVRTVVEGGGGPGLAGYEAPVRPLWLRTLAAAELARGDVPAAERWARAAAKAVPSDGPPSCTGFALLARAEVQLARRDTDAASTALRAADAFCAARMPLYEASARLTAGNALSSSGRPTDASAQLLQAGALFTQCGAEVLAESAHHEHSRIAVADPV; this comes from the coding sequence GTGAACCTGGGGGAAACCTTGAACCGGCTGGTGGCTTTCGGACTGCTGGGCACTGTCGAGGCGCGGGTGCAGGGCCGGCTCCTCGACCTGGGCCACGCACGGCAGCGGTGCGTACTGGCGGTGCTGCTCGTGGAAGCCGGCCGTTCCGTGCCGGTCGGAGAGCTCGTCGACCGGGTATGGGCCGATCCTCCCCGGCAGGCCAAGGACACGCTGTACGGCTATGTCTCCCGTCTCCGGCGCGCGCTGGCGGACGTGGAGGGGGCGGACATCGTCCGGCGATCCGGCGGCTACGTCCTGGGCGTCGAGCGGGCGGCGGTGGACTTGCACCGCTTCCACGACCTGGTGGCCGGTGCCCGGACGGCCGGACAGGACGACCGGGCCGCGGCCCTGTTCGACCAGGCTCTGGGGCTGTGGCGGGGAGACGCACTCGCCGGCCTCGACACCCCATGGATCAACACTCTGCGCACCACCTTGGACCAGGAGCGCCGCGGGGCCGAACTGGACCGCACCGACATCCAGTTGCGGCGCGGGCAGCACACCGACCTGCTGGCCGACCTCGCACGCCGCGCGGAGGCGCATCCGCTGGACGAGCGGCTCGCCGGCCAGTTCCTTCTCGCCCTGTATCGATGCGGCCGCCCGGCCGACGCTCTCCACGGCTACGAGTGGCTCCGGCAACGGCTGGCCGGTGAACTCGGCTGCGACCCGAGCCCTCCGCTGCGGCGGCTGCACCAGCGGATGATCACCACCGATCCCGCACTCGACCTCCTCGCCGCCGACCCCGTACCGGTCTCCGCCGCCGTGGCCGTGCGGCGCCGCGGAACCGTCGGCCGACTGGTCGGACGTACCACGGAACTCGCGCTCGCCGAACGGGCGATCGAGGATGCCGTCGCGGGGACGCCAGGAGTGCTGGAACTTGTCGGAGAGCCCGGCATCGGGAAGACCCGGCTGCTCGGTGAGATCGGCGAACAAGGGCGCCGACGGGGCCTGACCGTCCTGACCGGGCGGTGCGGGGAGTGGGATCAGGTTCCGTACGGCGTGTTCGTGGACGCGCTGGACGATCACCTCGGCGTACTGGGCGAATCGTCGGGTCTCCCGCTCGGCCTGCTGGGCGCGGTCTTCCCCGCCCTGTCCGGGTGGTGTCCCGACGGGCCGAAGTCGGTGACCGCCGAGAGGCACTGGTTCCACCGGTCGGTGCGGGAGTCGCTGGAGACACTGGGAGGCGCCGGGGGCCTCCTGCTCGGGCTGGACGACCTGCACGGGGCGGACGCGGCGACCGTCGAGCTCATCGACCATCTGGTACGGCACCCGCCGCGCACACCGCTGCTGCTCGTGCTCGCCCACCGGCCCCGGCAGGCCCCGCCACGGTTGATCGCGACGCTGTCCCGGTCGAAGGCCGAGGGACGGTCGGCCAGGATCGAGATCCAGCCGTTGTCGCGGGCAGAGTGCGCCGAACTGTGCGGCGCGGCAACGGAAAACGAGCAGTTCGATCGGCTGTACGAGGAGAGCAGAGGCAATCCGTTCTATCTGGAGGCGCTGGCCCGTAGCACCGGCACCCTTCCGCCGCCGGCCCCTGCCGACCCCGGGTCGGCCCCCGACGGACTGCCGCAGTCGGTACGGGCAGCACTCCAGCAGGAGCTGGAAGGCCTGTCGGACACCGCACGCGCCACCGTGGGCGCCGCCGCGGTGCTCGGCAACACCTTCGACGTGGGCACGGCGGCGGCCGTGGCGCGGATCTCGGACACGCGGGCGCTGGAGGCCCTGGACGAACTCACGGACCGGGATCTGGTACGTCAGTCGGACGTCACTCGGCGGTTCCAGTTCCGCCATCCGCTGGTGCGCGCGGCCGTGTACCAGGGCCTCGGGGCCGGGTGGCGGATTGAGGCGCACGGCCGGGCCGCCGACAGCCTGGCCGCGCGCGGTGCCTCCTTGATCACACGGGCACCCCATGTCCAGTGCTCGGCCCGCGAGGGTGACACGGAAGCCGCCGACCTCCTCCTACGGGCCGCACGGCAGGTCCTGACCCTCGCGCCGGTCACCTCGGCCTCCTGGACCGGGGAGGCACTGCGCCTGCTCGGCGGCCACCACCCGGCGCGACCGGAACTCCTGCTCCAGCAGGCCGATGCCCTCGGTATGGCCGGACGGCTGCAGGACAGCCGGGACCTCCTGCGCGAGGCCGCCGCCCTCCTTCCCGCCGACGCGCACGGCCCGCGGGTGCGCACGACCGCCTCCCTCGCCCGCGCGGAATGGCAGCTCGGCCGGTACCAGCAGGCAAGGGACCTGCTCCTGCGGGAGCTGGCGAACAGAAACGGGCGGCTGGCCTCCGAGACCGTGGTCCTGCACCTGGGGATCGCGGCCGTCGCACTGCGCACCTCCGACTTTTCCGCCTCCGTCGACTGGGCCGAACGCGCCCTGCGCGCGGCGGAACACCACCGGGACGCGCCGCACATCGCCGAGGCGCACGGCCAGCTGGCGCTGGCCCATGTCATATCCGGGAACCACACACGGTCGACGGAACACCTCGACCTGGCACACGACGCGCTGGACGACGCCGACGACCAGCAGTTGGCCGACCACCTCAACACCCTTGTCACCGTCTGCTGGACACAGATGTTCCAGGGCCACTACGAATCCGCGCTGCACGCGATCGGACGAGGACTGCGGGTCTGCCGCCACACGGGCCAGAGTGTCTTCCGCGCCGACCTGCTGGAGACCGCCGCCTACGTGCAGCTGTGGCTCGGCCGGCTGGACGACGCGGCGGCGTACGCCGACGAGGCACTGGAGGCGGCCACGCTGGTCGGGAGCGACGAATCCTGCTCACTGGCCACCGTGGTGAACGCCGCGGTGCTCATGTGGCGAGGGGACGGCGCCGGAGCACTGAAGACCTGTCAGGAGTCACTGTCCCGGGCCGTCACCGACCCGGGCTCCCGAAGGCCGGCGGTCACCGCGCTGCTCGGTCAGGCCATGCTGCTCACCGGCGATCCGGCCGGCTGCGTCCGCACCGTGGTCGAGGGCGGCGGCGGGCCCGGGCTCGCCGGCTACGAGGCCCCGGTACGTCCGCTGTGGCTCCGAACCCTGGCCGCGGCGGAGCTTGCCCGGGGCGATGTCCCCGCCGCCGAGCGCTGGGCACGTGCCGCTGCCAAGGCCGTGCCCTCCGACGGACCCCCGTCCTGCACGGGCTTCGCCCTGCTCGCCCGCGCCGAGGTCCAGCTCGCTCGGCGGGACACCGACGCGGCATCCACCGCGCTGCGAGCCGCCGACGCGTTCTGCGCGGCCCGCATGCCGCTCTACGAGGCCTCCGCCCGGCTGACGGCAGGCAA
- a CDS encoding IS701 family transposase produces the protein MSQIAGRFSRVEPRRRVRQLVLGMLSDLPRKNCWSMAEWAGESTPDGMQHLLGRAKWDADQVRDDLRGYVLEHLADDQAVLVVDETGDVKKGTSTVGVQRQYTGTAGRIENAQVAVYMVYAGQRGHAAVDRELYIPRSWTSDPDRCRAAGLREETRFATKPELAARMVTRFLDAGHRATWVAGDEVYGGDPKLRTALEVRGISYVLAVACSHGVTTGARKFRADSLAKKVPKRAWQKLSAGAGAKGHRFYDWAVIDLTDAGPGSRQLLIRRNRSTGEVAYYRCYSPEPVPLTTLVQVAGSRWRVEEFFQAGKGLAALDEHQVRRYASWSRWVTLAMLAHAFLAVVRADEHARSPTPDGLIQLTCNEIQRLFITLVVRPAPDIAHRLSWSDWRRRHQARSRTSHYQRRSVPA, from the coding sequence ATGAGCCAGATTGCAGGCCGGTTCAGTCGGGTCGAACCGCGGCGTCGGGTCCGGCAGTTGGTGCTCGGAATGCTCTCGGATCTGCCGCGCAAGAACTGCTGGAGCATGGCCGAGTGGGCCGGGGAATCCACCCCGGACGGCATGCAGCACTTGCTCGGGCGGGCCAAGTGGGACGCCGACCAGGTCCGCGACGACCTGCGCGGCTATGTCCTGGAGCATCTGGCAGACGACCAAGCGGTTCTGGTGGTCGACGAGACCGGGGACGTGAAGAAGGGCACCAGCACGGTCGGCGTCCAGCGCCAATACACGGGCACCGCTGGCCGGATCGAGAACGCGCAGGTCGCTGTCTACATGGTCTACGCAGGTCAGCGCGGGCATGCGGCCGTGGACCGGGAACTCTACATTCCGCGCTCCTGGACCTCGGATCCTGACCGGTGCCGCGCCGCAGGGCTGAGAGAAGAGACGCGCTTCGCCACCAAGCCGGAGCTCGCGGCCCGCATGGTCACTCGGTTTCTGGACGCCGGCCACCGTGCCACCTGGGTTGCGGGCGACGAGGTCTACGGCGGCGACCCGAAACTGCGAACCGCGCTGGAGGTGCGCGGCATCAGCTACGTGCTCGCGGTGGCGTGCTCACACGGCGTCACCACCGGTGCCAGGAAGTTCCGTGCGGACAGCCTCGCCAAGAAGGTGCCCAAGCGGGCTTGGCAGAAGCTGTCCGCCGGGGCCGGGGCAAAGGGCCACCGCTTCTACGACTGGGCCGTTATTGATCTCACCGATGCCGGACCCGGCAGTCGCCAACTCCTGATCCGCCGCAACCGCAGTACCGGCGAAGTCGCCTACTACCGCTGCTACTCGCCCGAACCGGTTCCCCTGACCACGCTGGTGCAAGTCGCTGGGTCCAGGTGGCGAGTCGAGGAGTTCTTCCAGGCCGGAAAGGGCCTGGCCGCCCTGGACGAGCACCAGGTCCGCCGCTACGCATCCTGGTCCCGCTGGGTCACCCTCGCCATGCTCGCGCATGCCTTCCTGGCCGTCGTCCGCGCGGACGAACACGCCCGCAGCCCCACACCGGACGGCCTCATACAGCTCACCTGCAACGAGATCCAGCGCCTGTTCATTACGCTCGTCGTCCGGCCCGCCCCCGACATCGCCCATCGGCTCAGCTGGTCCGACTGGCGCCGCCGCCATCAGGCCCGATCCCGGACCAGCCACTACCAGCGCCGATCCGTTCCGGCATGA
- a CDS encoding glycoside hydrolase family 97 N-terminal domain-containing protein translates to MEMSGNQDQPNRHRAVPSGALSRRGLLKGAAVTAGAAAVGFATMGTAAAADASMTATSPDGKNKITASLVGGVLQWSAKRSATTVIDTSVLGLKLSSGTTLGTGSTTVTNYQHWTKDSTWTPVFGRNAAIRDYYQEMRWNLQDSTSGVNFSVQLRAYNTGVALRYVLLDTGSATISDELTTWAFPDNTTVYSARDEAAYTASAPDAIPYTGTSSTDYGYLSDLPLLASLDSGLFATICESSRVNYPRSMLSSVTGESNTLKTYLMQKSARSSGTTQTTSTVTTPFATPWRVLVLGSEEADLIDNAELVLNLAPPCALSDTSWIKPGKVFRCELTTAAGTEGVDFAVARNLDYIEYDAGWYGPEFTTTDASASISAINLTTVIDYATANGIGVFLYVNRIALTAPDTLFALYKSWGVAGIKLGFINDGTQTMTNQIITWAKTAAKYNLLIDMHDDVRSWGYERTYPNWISLEGVRGNEQFPTATNNVLLPLARNVGGPMDYTICYGQSRDQTTNNHQMAMAAVYYQPLNFLYWYSKPSAYATTANWPGLAWFGAIPTTWDESTAVAASIGEYVAVARRSGTTWFLGAMNNETARTLPLPLDFLDSGTSYTATVYADGTAGSTPSATPTVVSTQTVTSATTLNVTMTSAGGQAIILTPAS, encoded by the coding sequence ATGGAAATGTCAGGAAACCAGGACCAGCCGAACCGGCACCGGGCCGTCCCCTCGGGGGCGTTGTCCCGGCGGGGGCTCCTCAAGGGAGCGGCGGTCACGGCGGGTGCCGCTGCAGTGGGCTTCGCCACCATGGGCACGGCTGCCGCGGCGGACGCCTCGATGACCGCGACGTCGCCCGATGGCAAGAACAAGATCACGGCGTCTCTGGTGGGCGGGGTGCTCCAGTGGTCGGCCAAGCGCAGTGCCACGACCGTCATCGACACCTCGGTCCTGGGCCTGAAGCTGAGCAGCGGCACCACACTGGGCACCGGCAGCACGACGGTGACGAACTACCAGCACTGGACCAAGGACAGCACCTGGACCCCGGTCTTCGGCCGCAACGCCGCGATCCGGGACTACTACCAGGAGATGCGCTGGAACCTCCAGGACAGCACCAGCGGCGTCAACTTCAGCGTCCAGCTCCGCGCCTACAACACCGGCGTCGCGCTGCGCTACGTCCTGCTCGACACCGGCAGCGCCACCATCTCCGACGAGCTCACCACCTGGGCCTTCCCCGACAACACCACGGTCTACAGCGCCCGCGACGAGGCCGCCTACACCGCGAGCGCGCCGGACGCCATCCCGTACACCGGCACCTCCAGCACCGACTACGGCTACCTGAGCGACCTGCCGCTGCTGGCCTCCCTGGACAGCGGGCTCTTCGCCACCATCTGCGAGTCCTCCCGTGTGAACTACCCGCGCTCGATGCTCAGCTCGGTCACCGGTGAGAGCAACACGCTCAAGACCTACCTGATGCAGAAGTCCGCCCGCTCCTCCGGCACGACGCAGACCACCTCGACCGTCACCACGCCCTTCGCCACACCGTGGCGGGTGCTGGTGCTCGGCTCCGAGGAGGCTGACCTGATCGACAACGCCGAACTGGTGCTGAATCTGGCCCCGCCCTGCGCCCTGTCGGACACCTCCTGGATCAAGCCCGGCAAGGTCTTCCGCTGCGAACTGACCACCGCCGCCGGCACCGAGGGCGTGGACTTCGCCGTCGCCCGCAACCTCGACTACATCGAGTACGACGCGGGATGGTATGGACCGGAGTTCACCACGACCGACGCCAGCGCCTCGATCTCGGCCATCAATCTGACGACGGTGATCGACTACGCCACGGCCAACGGCATCGGTGTCTTCCTCTACGTCAACCGCATCGCCCTGACGGCCCCGGACACGCTCTTCGCCCTCTACAAGAGCTGGGGCGTGGCCGGCATCAAACTGGGCTTCATCAACGACGGCACCCAGACCATGACCAACCAGATCATCACCTGGGCCAAGACCGCCGCCAAGTACAACCTGCTGATAGACATGCATGACGACGTCCGGTCGTGGGGCTACGAGCGCACCTACCCCAACTGGATCAGCCTGGAAGGCGTCCGGGGCAACGAGCAGTTCCCGACCGCCACCAACAACGTTCTGCTGCCACTGGCCCGCAACGTAGGCGGCCCGATGGACTACACCATCTGCTACGGCCAGTCCCGCGACCAGACCACCAACAACCACCAGATGGCGATGGCCGCCGTCTACTACCAGCCGCTGAACTTCCTCTATTGGTACTCCAAGCCATCCGCCTACGCCACCACCGCCAACTGGCCCGGCCTGGCCTGGTTCGGCGCCATCCCCACCACCTGGGACGAGAGCACGGCCGTCGCGGCTTCCATCGGCGAGTACGTCGCGGTCGCCCGCCGCAGCGGAACCACCTGGTTCCTCGGGGCAATGAACAACGAGACCGCGCGCACCCTGCCGCTCCCGCTGGACTTCCTCGACAGCGGCACGAGCTACACCGCCACCGTCTACGCCGACGGAACGGCCGGAAGCACCCCGTCAGCGACCCCCACCGTGGTCAGCACCCAGACGGTCACCTCGGCCACCACACTGAACGTGACCATGACCAGCGCCGGCGGACAGGCGATCATCCTGACACCGGCCAGCTGA
- a CDS encoding hydroxyacid dehydrogenase: protein MPPQLLPPAVFAMDPVHLPELFPAPLMTRLRQLVTIDPALVVRDFTDPAAVRALARAEVLITGWGCPHIGAEVLDAAPRLRAVLHAAGSVRSLIGEAVWERGLTVSSAARANALPVAEYTLAAILFAGKDAFGLRERFRTEHVYPALGAYAAIGNLGRRIGVIGASRVGRRVLELLRPFDLSVGLYDPYVDEAGAAALGAVSLPLDELLRTSDIVSVHAPDTPETHRMLSRERLALIPDGGVLINTSRGALVDPEALTHELAGGRISAVLDVTEPEPLPADSPLYRLPNVFLTPHIAGSLGNELARLGDTVVEELERLAAGLPLSHGVRRGELAISA from the coding sequence ATGCCCCCGCAATTGCTTCCACCCGCCGTGTTCGCCATGGACCCGGTGCATCTGCCGGAGCTCTTTCCGGCCCCGCTCATGACGCGGCTACGGCAGCTCGTGACGATCGATCCCGCTCTCGTCGTCCGGGACTTCACCGATCCGGCGGCCGTCCGTGCACTGGCGCGGGCCGAGGTGCTGATCACCGGCTGGGGCTGTCCGCACATCGGCGCGGAGGTGCTGGACGCGGCGCCCCGGCTGCGGGCCGTTCTGCACGCGGCCGGCAGCGTACGCAGCCTGATCGGCGAGGCCGTCTGGGAACGCGGACTCACCGTCTCCAGTGCCGCCCGGGCCAACGCGCTTCCCGTGGCCGAATACACCCTCGCCGCGATCCTCTTCGCCGGCAAGGACGCCTTCGGGCTCCGTGAGCGCTTCCGGACCGAACACGTCTACCCCGCGCTGGGCGCGTACGCGGCCATCGGCAACCTCGGCCGACGGATCGGGGTCATCGGCGCGTCACGTGTGGGCCGCCGCGTGCTGGAACTGCTGCGACCCTTCGACCTCTCGGTGGGCCTGTACGACCCGTACGTGGACGAGGCCGGGGCGGCGGCGCTCGGTGCGGTTTCACTGCCTCTCGACGAACTGCTGCGCACCAGCGACATCGTCAGCGTCCACGCGCCCGACACCCCGGAGACCCACCGGATGCTCAGTCGCGAACGGCTGGCCCTGATCCCCGACGGCGGCGTACTGATCAACACCTCGCGCGGCGCCCTCGTGGACCCCGAGGCCCTCACCCACGAACTCGCCGGCGGCCGGATCAGCGCGGTCCTCGACGTCACCGAACCGGAGCCACTGCCCGCGGACTCCCCCCTCTACCGCCTGCCCAACGTCTTCCTCACCCCGCACATCGCGGGCTCCCTCGGCAACGAACTGGCCCGCCTGGGCGACACCGTCGTGGAGGAACTGGAACGGCTCGCCGCCGGGCTGCCGCTCTCGCACGGCGTCCGGCGTGGGGAGCTCGCGATCAGCGCGTGA
- a CDS encoding transposase family protein yields MSQFRARALAAAAAAASLSLLLAACGGGDSESDSATEATKGKVTLEFWSWTDGIEAQTKVWNKEHPDTQVKFVNPAGETAYQKLRAAVNAGTAPCLSIARSGGIVVLLDGTIVRTRRRTGADNRKNFSGKHKAHGLLFLALTDEKGNLIRISAAKPGRSSEITAARHNKITGHLREAGLGALADLGFVGLDDDPDDPVIITGRKATRNHRLTDSEKEANRLLNRERAAVEHGFANLKSWRFLTKVRMNARHATTLLRALLVLANTEVHR; encoded by the coding sequence ATGTCCCAGTTCCGTGCCAGAGCCCTCGCCGCAGCGGCTGCCGCGGCATCCCTGTCCCTCCTGCTGGCCGCCTGCGGGGGCGGCGACTCCGAATCCGACTCCGCCACCGAGGCCACCAAGGGCAAGGTCACCCTGGAGTTCTGGAGCTGGACCGACGGCATCGAGGCCCAGACCAAGGTGTGGAACAAGGAGCACCCCGATACACAGGTCAAGTTCGTCAACCCCGCGGGTGAGACGGCCTACCAGAAGCTGCGCGCCGCGGTGAACGCCGGCACCGCCCCCTGTCTGTCGATCGCCCGCAGCGGCGGAATCGTGGTCCTGCTGGACGGCACCATCGTCCGCACCCGCCGTCGCACCGGGGCGGACAACCGGAAGAACTTCTCCGGCAAGCACAAAGCCCATGGCCTGCTGTTTCTCGCTCTGACGGACGAGAAGGGCAACCTGATCCGGATCTCCGCGGCCAAACCCGGCCGCTCCAGCGAGATCACCGCCGCCCGCCACAACAAAATCACCGGCCATCTGCGCGAGGCCGGACTCGGAGCCCTGGCCGACCTCGGCTTCGTCGGCCTGGACGACGACCCCGACGACCCGGTGATCATCACCGGCCGCAAGGCCACCCGCAACCACCGCCTCACCGACTCCGAGAAGGAAGCGAACCGCCTGCTCAACCGCGAACGCGCCGCCGTCGAGCACGGCTTCGCGAACCTGAAGTCCTGGCGCTTTCTCACCAAGGTCCGCATGAACGCCCGGCACGCGACCACCCTCCTGCGCGCCCTGCTCGTCCTGGCGAACACCGAAGTCCACAGGTGA
- a CDS encoding DUF6585 family protein → MTPVTPVSPEVADLAARHRLGPVQGVFAPKRLRRAVFAAHVFNCLMLMPFFLVPGLLYYWFWMRRFPDFSRKRAAQRLHLFEEGLVVHPPSGGEPVALRWDSLRLQQEITQLIVYGRPHPTRYVYSASAPGQGSVRITEFYEDPDAWGPWMQDAVVRAQEAAVLEMLREGGTVRFGALSLSRTAVSAPGKGSLPWPKVREVQASGFLVRIMTTGSSSDPVRWSHHPAKDITNLHLFLAVAHNLREQSAA, encoded by the coding sequence ATGACTCCAGTCACCCCCGTGTCTCCCGAGGTCGCCGACCTGGCCGCCCGGCATCGGCTAGGGCCGGTCCAGGGCGTGTTCGCGCCGAAGCGCCTCCGTCGCGCGGTGTTCGCCGCCCATGTCTTCAACTGCCTCATGCTCATGCCGTTCTTCCTGGTCCCCGGGCTGTTGTACTACTGGTTCTGGATGCGCCGTTTCCCCGACTTCAGCCGGAAGCGGGCCGCCCAGCGGCTGCACCTGTTCGAGGAGGGGCTGGTCGTGCACCCGCCGTCCGGCGGCGAGCCGGTCGCCCTGCGTTGGGACTCCCTGCGCCTCCAGCAGGAGATCACCCAGCTGATCGTCTACGGCCGCCCCCACCCGACCAGATACGTCTACTCGGCAAGCGCCCCCGGCCAGGGGTCGGTGCGGATCACGGAGTTCTATGAGGATCCCGACGCCTGGGGTCCCTGGATGCAGGACGCGGTGGTGCGCGCGCAGGAAGCGGCCGTGCTGGAGATGCTCCGCGAGGGCGGCACGGTCCGGTTCGGAGCGCTCTCGCTCTCCCGCACGGCCGTGTCAGCCCCCGGGAAGGGCAGCCTGCCCTGGCCGAAGGTCCGGGAGGTCCAGGCCTCGGGCTTCCTGGTCCGCATCATGACCACCGGCTCCTCGAGCGACCCTGTCCGCTGGTCCCACCACCCGGCCAAGGACATCACGAACCTGCACTTGTTCCTGGCGGTCGCCCACAACCTGCGCGAGCAGTCCGCCGCCTGA
- a CDS encoding immunity 49 family protein yields the protein MGRIATGEKADGALRAKGVCQTQAEARTREAQKTPLTDDHVLPISTLPSTSTPTRRHTSPADQQKSGWRVLNDELHYEERWEPPRPATTARTWIDAFAWCVISGLTGERDRVIGAVLRKDCAPAIRDGVPYSTRESVSTPADLAEMDALCGYLTVVHGPRPGALPGPAPLGKPDAAARARTAGRLDAAGALTPDQQLLRVLLDDDQGTFEQALGERLVAYRENARPDPVPRSLLPVGALTLAALATQTHGWELGIRSPYLPESLIRQH from the coding sequence GTGGGACGCATCGCCACCGGAGAGAAGGCCGACGGCGCGCTCCGCGCGAAGGGCGTCTGCCAGACGCAAGCCGAGGCCCGCACCCGGGAAGCCCAGAAGACGCCCCTGACGGACGATCACGTGCTACCGATCTCTACCCTGCCCAGCACGAGTACCCCAACGAGACGGCACACCAGCCCCGCCGACCAGCAGAAATCAGGATGGCGGGTCCTCAATGATGAGCTTCACTACGAGGAGAGATGGGAGCCGCCCCGTCCGGCGACCACGGCGCGGACGTGGATCGATGCGTTCGCGTGGTGTGTGATCAGCGGCCTGACAGGGGAGCGGGACCGGGTGATCGGTGCTGTGCTGCGCAAGGACTGCGCGCCTGCTATCCGCGATGGCGTGCCGTATTCGACGCGGGAGTCCGTATCGACCCCGGCCGACCTGGCCGAGATGGACGCGCTGTGCGGCTACCTGACCGTCGTGCACGGACCCCGTCCCGGTGCGCTGCCCGGTCCGGCGCCGCTGGGCAAGCCCGACGCCGCCGCGCGGGCGCGTACGGCCGGGCGGCTGGACGCGGCCGGGGCACTGACGCCGGACCAGCAGCTGTTGCGCGTCCTGCTCGACGACGACCAGGGCACGTTCGAACAGGCGCTGGGAGAACGGCTCGTGGCCTACCGCGAGAACGCCAGGCCCGACCCCGTCCCCCGGAGCCTGCTGCCGGTGGGAGCCCTCACCCTGGCCGCGCTCGCTACTCAGACACACGGCTGGGAGCTGGGCATCCGGTCCCCCTACCTGCCCGAGTCGCTGATACGCCAACACTGA
- a CDS encoding helicase associated domain-containing protein: MDLASFDPREAAVSRSRRLAAAQSYRDQYGHLDVPADHIDPTGYRLGTFITTMRQELAAQRADALNALAPDWRLPHGADWHRKYGLPRAHLATGADPAALTRDILLAGVKIGSWLHRQLTTWHTLHPGQHHLLASLGLTPERNPLTPVRRTRRSFEETVQLLELFLHREGRAPAARDSIRVDGDTVRIGAWLAKTRTKHCSGQLPDEHVHLVAALFDGDWTDETATPAALV, translated from the coding sequence ATGGACCTGGCCTCTTTCGACCCCCGCGAGGCGGCGGTCTCCCGCTCCCGCCGCCTGGCCGCCGCCCAGTCCTATCGCGACCAGTACGGCCACCTCGACGTCCCCGCCGACCACATCGACCCCACCGGATACCGGCTGGGCACCTTCATCACCACCATGCGCCAGGAACTCGCCGCGCAGCGCGCCGACGCCCTCAACGCCCTCGCCCCCGACTGGCGCCTGCCCCACGGCGCGGACTGGCACCGCAAATATGGCCTGCCGCGCGCCCACCTCGCCACCGGCGCCGACCCTGCCGCCCTCACCCGCGACATTCTTTTGGCCGGCGTGAAGATCGGCTCCTGGCTGCACCGCCAGCTCACCACCTGGCACACCCTCCACCCCGGCCAGCACCACCTGCTGGCCTCCCTCGGCCTCACCCCTGAACGCAACCCGCTCACCCCCGTACGCCGCACCCGCCGCAGCTTCGAGGAGACCGTCCAGCTCCTGGAACTCTTCCTCCACCGCGAAGGCCGCGCCCCCGCCGCCCGCGACAGCATCCGCGTCGACGGCGACACCGTCAGGATCGGCGCCTGGCTCGCCAAGACCCGCACCAAGCACTGCTCAGGCCAACTACCCGATGAACACGTACACCTGGTCGCCGCCCTGTTCGACGGCGACTGGACGGACGAGACCGCCACTCCGGCCGCCCTTGTGTGA